The following proteins are co-located in the Spea bombifrons isolate aSpeBom1 chromosome 3, aSpeBom1.2.pri, whole genome shotgun sequence genome:
- the LOC128483937 gene encoding E3 SUMO-protein ligase ZBED1-like: MVEDQGFQSMVSVLNPGYTLPSRTHFTKLVERKYQEAFQNVKDAISANDCRIAFTADIWTSVATEAYLGITCHYIGDDWKLSSLCLTTMPVEDRHTAANIAEWIEEVAAKFEIPDKKIIAIVHDSGANIVAAVKILEDKHGWASIRCTGHTLQLVINASLKHSGIQRAVGAARGLVEHFKKSELASTKLKEKQKQMGTPEHKLLQDVSTRWNSTYYMVDRLIEQRWPVTATLSDPSVTQRGKHYLELKPEQWNLLEELSTALKPFECATVFMSGQEYVTVSSMAALVKGLLRSNEVACFESSPLKSFQATVKDQLQSRWKGILFENIPNIVVVSSALDPRFRRLKFLTPEQIISVQAKVQTEALTVKRVMLQQETTSSPVATVDVPSTSAASLLDSLLESGGSSEEETREGKLEEEDIHTQVQNEVQAYFAERPLAKERNPLNWWNTNQHKYPTLAKLAKSYLCIPGTSTPSERLFSAAGNIACKKRACLSPEHVDMLTFLHSNAKFLEQ; this comes from the coding sequence ATGGTTGAAGACCAAGGATTCCAAAGCATGGTCAGTGTACTAAACCCCGGATATACTCTTCCCTCAAGAACTCATTTCACCAAACTAGTGGAGAGGAAGTACCAAGAGGCATTTCAGAATGTGAAGGATGCCATCAGCGCTAATGACTGCAGAATTGCTTTTACAGCAGATATTTGGACAAGTGTAGCTACTGAGGCTTACCTTGGCATTACATGCCACTATATAGGGGATGACTGGAAGCTGTCTTCTCTCTGTCTCACTACAATGCCTGTTGAAGACAGACATACAGCTGCAAACATCGCAGAATGGATAGAGGAGGTCGCCGCAAAGTTTGAGAttccagataaaaaaataattgccattGTACATGACAGTGGTGCAAATATTGTGGCTGCTGTAAAAATCCTAGAGGACAAGCATGGGTGGGCCAGTATTCGCTGCACTGGCCACACATTACAGCTGGTGATCAATGCTTCGTTAAAGCACTCTGGAATTCAAAGAGCTGTTGGTGCTGCAAGAGGACTTGttgagcattttaaaaaaagtgagctAGCCAGCACTAAGTTAAAGGAAAAACAGAAGCAGATGGGTACGCCAGAGCACAAACTTCTTCAGGATGTAAGTACTAGATGGAATAGCACTTACTATATGGTCGACAGACTTATTGAACAAAGGTGGCCCGTAACTGCCACTCTGTCTGACCCATCTGTTACTCAAAGGGGCAAACATTATTTGGAGTTAAAGCCAGAACAGTGGAATCTTCTTGAAGAACTTTCAACCGCACTTAAGCCTTTTGAATGCGCCACTGTATTCATGAGTGGCCAAGAATATGTAACTGTATCTTCCATGGCTGCACTTGTGAAGGGGCTGTTAAGGTCCAATGAGGTTGCCTGTTTTGAATCATCTCCCCTGAAGAGCTTCCAAGCCACAGTAAAAGACCAGCTTCAAAGCAGATGGAAGGGGATCCTTTTTGAAAACATCCCAAACATTGTTGTTGTTTCCTCTGCCCTGGATCCACGATTTAGGAGACTGAAGTTTTTAACACCAGAGCAAATTATAAGTGTACAGGCAAAAGTGCAGACAGAGGCGCTGACTGTAAAAAGGGTGATGTTGCAGCAGGAAACAACCTCTTCGCCTGTAGCGACAGTTGACGTGCCCTCAACATCTGCTGCTTCTCTACTTGACTCACTCCTTGAGTCTGGGGGCAGCAGTGAAGAGGAGACTAGAGAGGGGAAACTTGAGGAGGAGGATATTCATACTCAAGTACAAAATGAGGTCCAGGCTTATTTTGCAGAGAGGCCCCTTGCCAAGGAGAGAAACCCTTTGAATTGGTGGAACACCAACCAACATAAATATCCTACCTTGGCAAAACTGGCAAAATCCTACTTGTGCATCCCAGGCACCTCCACTCCATCAGAGCGCCTCTTCTCTGCTGCAGGCAACATTGCTTGCAAAAAGAGAGCCTGCCTCAGCCCTGAGCATGTGGACATGTTGACATTTTTGCATTCTaatgcaaagtttcttgaacagtaa